The following are encoded together in the Clostridium sp. BJN0013 genome:
- a CDS encoding electron transfer flavoprotein, beta subunit, producing MNIIVLVKQVPDMEKVKFDREKGVVDRTSASAEINPFDLNALETAVQIAENIDARVTAVSMGPPNTESALKECIARGAHEGVLVSDRKFGGSDTKATSTILASAIKKLGAYDLVIAGEKTVDGDTGQVGPEVAEFLNIPHASYVSKITEMNKDSMELHSEIWEGTYLKSIKFPCLITVTKDINHPRLPSFKNKMKARKAEIKMLKLEDLEEFLNEDNVGFKGSPTKVKKIEIPQIEKRQGKIYRESDTAKAENELIDIFKKIKVLEV from the coding sequence ATGAATATTATAGTTTTGGTTAAACAAGTTCCGGATATGGAAAAAGTAAAGTTTGACAGAGAAAAGGGAGTAGTAGATAGAACATCTGCCAGTGCAGAAATCAATCCTTTTGATTTAAATGCCCTGGAAACAGCAGTTCAAATAGCTGAAAATATCGATGCCAGAGTTACTGCTGTAAGTATGGGGCCTCCAAATACAGAAAGTGCGTTAAAAGAATGTATTGCAAGGGGTGCTCATGAAGGAGTGCTTGTAAGTGATAGAAAATTTGGAGGTTCAGATACAAAGGCAACCTCTACAATACTTGCCAGTGCCATTAAAAAGTTGGGAGCCTATGATCTGGTAATCGCTGGAGAAAAGACTGTAGATGGGGATACAGGACAGGTTGGTCCCGAAGTTGCAGAATTTTTAAATATACCTCATGCAAGTTATGTGAGTAAAATTACAGAAATGAATAAGGACAGTATGGAGTTACATTCTGAAATCTGGGAAGGAACTTATTTAAAAAGTATAAAATTTCCATGTCTTATTACAGTTACAAAGGATATCAATCATCCAAGATTGCCTTCTTTTAAAAATAAGATGAAAGCCAGAAAAGCAGAGATTAAGATGTTAAAACTTGAGGATTTAGAAGAATTTTTGAATGAGGATAATGTTGGCTTTAAGGGTTCACCTACAAAAGTAAAGAAAATAGAAATTCCTCAAATAGAAAAAAGACAGGGTAAAATTTATAGGGAGTCAGATACTGCTAAGGCAGAGAATGAATTAATTGATATATTTAAAAAGATTAAGGTTTTGGAGGTATAG
- a CDS encoding ABC transporter ATP-binding protein has translation MDYAISINNLTKKFGDFTAVDNLSFCIPKGKIFGLLGPNGSGKSTTIRMICGVLKPTSGEGSVLGYDLIKDSEKIKQNIGYMSQKFSLYEDLTVEENLDFYGNIYMLPREKLDIRKKELIHMANLTGKEKNLAGTLSGGWKQRLALGCSLIHNPSLLILDEPTAGVDPVSRREFWYTISNLVSDGITVLVTTHYMDEASICDIIGFIFNSKLITIDTPENLYKKNNIENLEDIFIKYVKELSNREVVSSFTQLKQIKNEKGGHKN, from the coding sequence ATGGATTATGCAATTTCTATCAACAATCTTACAAAAAAATTTGGGGATTTTACAGCTGTGGATAATCTGTCCTTTTGTATTCCAAAGGGAAAAATATTTGGTCTTTTGGGTCCAAATGGCTCTGGAAAATCCACAACTATAAGGATGATATGTGGGGTTTTAAAACCTACTTCAGGAGAAGGTTCAGTTTTAGGATATGATCTTATTAAAGATTCTGAAAAGATAAAACAGAATATAGGATATATGTCTCAAAAATTCAGCCTTTATGAAGATCTTACCGTAGAGGAAAATCTAGATTTTTATGGAAACATATATATGCTCCCCAGAGAAAAGCTTGATATAAGAAAAAAAGAACTTATTCACATGGCAAATCTTACAGGAAAAGAAAAAAACCTGGCAGGAACACTTTCCGGGGGATGGAAACAGAGATTGGCACTAGGATGTTCCCTAATACACAACCCCAGCCTGTTAATTTTAGATGAACCCACTGCAGGAGTGGACCCGGTTTCAAGAAGAGAATTCTGGTATACAATAAGTAATCTGGTATCAGATGGAATCACCGTACTAGTAACCACCCATTACATGGATGAAGCCTCTATCTGCGATATAATAGGTTTTATATTTAACAGTAAACTTATAACCATAGATACCCCTGAAAATTTATACAAAAAAAATAATATAGAAAACTTAGAGGATATATTTATTAAATACGTTAAAGAACTTTCAAATAGAGAAGTAGTGTCCTCCTTTACCCAATTGAAACAAATAAAAAATGAAAAAGGAGGGCATAAAAATTGA
- a CDS encoding 3-oxoacyl-[acyl-carrier-protein] synthase III C-terminal domain-containing protein → MHSLVAPNNELCYGNYGHAACAVVLEKVNENCGILDAEYYINTEESENIMCPRNGFSSFFKSKNVDEFRFKWLPFDGGACVYPAAEIMTRMLKKKGLTEDNISMFCFSQFAFANIEHIRELMNIDEDKSIYVGDRYGYTSTSSPFIALYEAIEQGKVKRGDYVVFWTIGSGSQSIVMLYKY, encoded by the coding sequence ATGCATTCCTTGGTTGCTCCTAATAATGAACTTTGTTATGGCAATTATGGACATGCTGCTTGTGCAGTAGTTCTAGAAAAAGTAAATGAAAATTGTGGGATACTTGATGCGGAATATTATATAAACACAGAAGAAAGTGAAAATATTATGTGTCCACGGAATGGATTTTCCAGTTTTTTTAAATCAAAAAATGTAGATGAATTTCGTTTCAAATGGCTTCCTTTTGATGGAGGGGCATGCGTTTATCCTGCAGCTGAAATTATGACTAGAATGTTAAAGAAGAAAGGATTAACAGAAGATAATATTAGTATGTTTTGTTTTTCACAATTTGCATTTGCAAATATAGAGCATATAAGGGAGCTTATGAATATAGATGAGGACAAGAGTATCTACGTAGGAGATAGATATGGATATACTAGTACAAGCAGTCCTTTTATAGCATTATATGAAGCTATAGAACAAGGAAAAGTTAAAAGAGGAGATTATGTAGTGTTCTGGACCATTGGCAGCGGTTCTCAAAGTATAGTTATGCTTTATAAATATTAA
- a CDS encoding transposase, with product MINNQEYITSELEKILYKILPITAKRLKNLVYIIIGIILSKSVVISDIFEKLKDDFTGATEESKIKRIYRFFTSSSIDPEYLYSLFIEEVLKKYIKLSSSNKVIIIFDHTTIDNRFLILKFSLKVGKRSIPIWYKIFRYGEKGNKSFEHIKQGLSELKEIFAPYDYEIIVLADRGFKSIDLFRFIDSLGFKYCIRCTNDMLVKIEGKKEIKYLRDITPMKKVVRKFNGVFLSAEEYECNIAVCKAEGSEDTWYLATNMDSKKALREYKKRFIIEEMFRDLKSNGFHVEGTWTENIVYLKNLYLCLSIAYTWIIILGADCSKNKKSRIIGATKKIKNKVTRIYSLFRSGLTWFNRCYDSSRKKYRLKFNFVLYDI from the coding sequence ATGATAAACAACCAAGAATATATTACATCAGAATTAGAAAAAATACTATACAAAATATTACCCATAACTGCTAAAAGATTGAAGAACCTAGTTTATATAATAATAGGGATTATATTATCAAAATCAGTTGTAATCTCAGATATTTTTGAAAAGCTAAAAGATGATTTCACGGGAGCAACTGAAGAAAGTAAAATAAAAAGAATATATAGATTTTTTACAAGTTCATCAATAGACCCAGAGTATTTATACAGCCTTTTTATTGAAGAAGTACTAAAAAAATATATAAAGTTAAGCAGCAGCAATAAAGTAATTATAATATTTGACCATACGACTATTGATAACAGATTCTTAATATTAAAATTTTCATTAAAAGTAGGTAAGAGATCAATTCCCATATGGTATAAAATATTTAGGTATGGTGAAAAAGGCAATAAGAGTTTTGAACACATAAAACAGGGATTAAGTGAACTCAAGGAGATATTTGCCCCTTATGATTATGAGATTATAGTTCTTGCAGACAGGGGTTTTAAAAGTATAGATTTATTTAGATTCATAGACTCACTTGGCTTTAAATATTGTATTAGATGTACTAATGATATGCTTGTAAAAATAGAGGGTAAAAAGGAAATTAAGTATTTAAGAGATATAACCCCTATGAAAAAAGTCGTAAGGAAATTTAACGGAGTTTTTTTGAGTGCTGAAGAATATGAATGTAATATAGCAGTATGTAAGGCAGAAGGGTCAGAAGATACCTGGTATCTGGCAACTAATATGGACAGTAAAAAAGCCTTGAGAGAATATAAAAAGAGATTCATAATAGAAGAAATGTTTAGAGATTTAAAATCTAATGGATTTCATGTGGAAGGTACATGGACAGAAAATATTGTTTATTTAAAGAATCTATATCTATGCTTAAGTATAGCATATACGTGGATAATAATATTAGGGGCAGATTGTTCTAAAAATAAGAAAAGCAGAATTATAGGTGCAACCAAGAAAATAAAAAATAAAGTAACTAGAATATACAGTCTGTTTAGAAGTGGATTGACATGGTTTAACAGATGTTATGATTCTAGTAGAAAAAAGTATAGACTTAAATTTAATTTTGTGCTTTATGATATATAG
- a CDS encoding ABC transporter permease yields the protein MKLKRLITVTKKEFIHIKRDKPSLIIALIMPIMMLLLFGFAANTDVNNVNLMIYDGSKTLESRQLVNAFINSYYFKLYGSADSYNEVEKYIDMGKVKVGIVIPSDYSKKLNRNETASVQVLVDGSDPTIARTAMSYSMLIGNNYSTKIKKVELKKSESNIPTSAGINIKPLLLYNPTLESSKFNVPGVMGLILQNITIILTSFAMVREREKGTIEQLIMTPITPFELIMGKLVPYTIIGFLNMVTVLILGNLLFGIVIKGSVILFMVLGTLFLICSLAIGMFISTVAKTQLQAMQASLALLLPSVLLSGFMFPREAMPKIIYLISCALPLTYFLQILRAIIVKGVSLSYIIGPIVSLSLLIIIIIGLTMIKFNKTLE from the coding sequence TTGAAACTTAAAAGACTAATCACAGTTACAAAAAAGGAATTTATCCATATAAAAAGAGATAAACCAAGCCTTATTATAGCCCTTATAATGCCAATAATGATGCTGCTTTTATTTGGATTTGCAGCAAATACAGATGTAAATAACGTAAATCTCATGATATATGACGGCAGTAAAACTTTAGAAAGCAGACAACTTGTAAATGCATTTATAAATTCATATTATTTCAAACTTTATGGTTCCGCAGATTCATATAATGAGGTAGAAAAATATATTGACATGGGAAAAGTAAAAGTAGGAATTGTAATACCATCTGACTATTCTAAGAAATTAAATAGAAATGAAACAGCCAGTGTTCAAGTGTTGGTAGATGGCTCTGATCCTACTATAGCAAGAACTGCCATGTCTTATTCCATGCTTATAGGAAATAACTATTCCACTAAAATAAAAAAAGTAGAACTAAAAAAATCTGAAAGTAATATACCAACAAGTGCAGGAATAAATATAAAACCTCTACTACTTTATAACCCTACCCTGGAAAGCAGTAAATTCAACGTACCTGGTGTTATGGGATTAATTCTTCAAAACATCACCATTATATTGACTTCCTTTGCAATGGTACGTGAACGTGAAAAAGGTACTATTGAACAGCTTATTATGACACCTATTACTCCCTTTGAACTCATAATGGGGAAATTGGTGCCATACACAATAATTGGCTTTTTAAATATGGTGACTGTATTGATTTTAGGTAATTTGCTGTTTGGTATAGTTATAAAAGGAAGTGTGATACTATTTATGGTACTTGGAACCTTATTTTTAATATGCTCTCTAGCCATAGGTATGTTTATTTCTACTGTTGCCAAAACTCAACTACAGGCAATGCAGGCTTCTTTGGCACTTTTACTTCCAAGTGTGCTGCTGTCGGGGTTCATGTTCCCAAGAGAAGCCATGCCTAAAATAATCTATCTCATAAGCTGTGCTCTGCCACTAACTTATTTTCTTCAAATTCTAAGGGCTATAATAGTAAAAGGAGTGAGTTTGTCATATATTATAGGTCCCATAGTATCTTTAAGCCTGTTAATTATTATAATTATAGGTTTAACAATGATTAAGTTCAATAAGACATTAGAATAG
- a CDS encoding electron transfer flavoprotein subunit alpha/FixB family protein produces the protein MGKEYSGILVFAEQKDGQIHKVSYELLGKARQLSDKLNASVYSVVLGADAIEAEELIYRGADKVFYIKDDMFNLPEEVTYTINLKNLIEDIKPEIFLIGATTLGRSLAPRLAASLNTGLTADCTGLEIDEDGKLVQIRPAFSENILAHIKTYTYPQMATVRYKEFDEGIRDDKRQGDILKVEALRPENELVKVITHIRSQEINISDANVVVAAGKGLKKAEDMAMLKELADLLGGVVGASREIVEEGFISKDFQVGYSGNRVKPKLYIACGISGAPQHLAGMKESGFIVAINTDPSAPIFNIADYGIVDDMYKVIPDLITKIKESSLETINC, from the coding sequence GTGGGTAAGGAATATAGTGGTATATTGGTATTTGCAGAACAAAAAGATGGACAAATTCATAAAGTCAGTTATGAACTTCTGGGAAAAGCAAGGCAGCTTTCTGATAAATTAAATGCTTCGGTGTACAGTGTTGTCCTAGGAGCAGATGCTATAGAGGCTGAAGAACTTATATATAGGGGAGCAGATAAGGTATTTTATATAAAGGATGATATGTTTAACCTACCAGAAGAAGTAACCTATACAATTAACCTGAAGAATTTAATTGAAGATATCAAACCTGAAATTTTTCTGATTGGTGCCACTACCCTTGGAAGATCACTAGCTCCTAGATTGGCAGCATCCTTAAATACGGGGCTTACAGCAGATTGTACAGGTCTTGAAATTGATGAAGATGGAAAATTGGTTCAGATAAGACCTGCTTTTAGCGAAAATATACTAGCCCATATAAAAACATACACATATCCCCAGATGGCTACAGTGAGATATAAAGAATTTGACGAGGGTATAAGGGATGATAAAAGACAGGGAGATATTTTAAAGGTAGAGGCTTTAAGACCTGAAAATGAACTGGTAAAAGTGATAACACACATTAGATCCCAGGAAATTAATATATCTGATGCAAATGTAGTAGTGGCAGCTGGCAAAGGATTGAAAAAGGCAGAAGATATGGCTATGTTAAAGGAGTTAGCCGATCTATTAGGAGGTGTAGTTGGAGCCAGCAGGGAAATAGTTGAAGAAGGTTTTATATCCAAAGATTTTCAAGTAGGATACAGCGGCAACAGGGTAAAACCTAAATTATATATAGCTTGTGGAATTTCAGGAGCACCACAGCACCTTGCAGGAATGAAAGAATCGGGTTTTATTGTTGCAATCAATACAGATCCTTCAGCTCCTATATTTAATATAGCAGACTATGGAATAGTTGATGATATGTATAAGGTAATACCTGATTTGATCACTAAAATAAAAGAAAGCAGTTTAGAAACTATAAATTGTTAA
- a CDS encoding TetR/AcrR family transcriptional regulator, producing the protein MNFSDDNYEKLFEDFLNDNNLSDKEFTERQWQILNAAIKVFSQNGYGNSRTSEIAREASVAEGTIFRYYKTKKDLLMGLIIPFATKFMKPLVLESAIKIMESSEDKPIGEVLKELMADRIELVKKNLPLIKTVLVEASYHPELLSVLKEQIISKAFPVVEKFINEYVKKNELRNIDSSLILRSIVSIIGGYIFLSSVFPEYFAGEGDKKEIDKLMDILLNGIKQK; encoded by the coding sequence ATGAATTTTTCAGATGACAATTATGAAAAACTTTTTGAAGATTTTTTAAATGATAACAATTTAAGCGATAAAGAATTCACAGAAAGACAATGGCAAATTCTCAATGCGGCTATTAAAGTATTTTCTCAAAATGGCTATGGAAACAGCAGAACCAGTGAGATTGCAAGAGAGGCATCTGTGGCTGAAGGAACAATATTTAGATATTACAAGACAAAAAAAGATCTACTTATGGGACTTATAATTCCTTTTGCCACAAAATTTATGAAACCACTTGTACTGGAATCTGCAATAAAAATAATGGAAAGCAGTGAGGATAAACCCATAGGTGAAGTTTTAAAAGAACTTATGGCAGATAGAATAGAACTTGTGAAAAAAAATCTTCCACTGATTAAAACTGTTCTAGTGGAGGCATCCTATCATCCGGAACTTTTAAGTGTACTTAAAGAACAAATAATATCTAAAGCTTTTCCTGTAGTTGAAAAATTTATAAATGAATATGTTAAGAAAAATGAGCTACGGAATATTGATTCTTCTTTGATATTACGAAGTATAGTAAGCATTATAGGAGGTTACATATTCTTGAGTAGTGTTTTTCCTGAATATTTTGCAGGAGAAGGAGACAAAAAAGAAATAGATAAATTAATGGATATTTTGCTCAATGGTATTAAACAAAAATAA
- a CDS encoding HlyD family secretion protein, which produces MKNKLKNMKPVIIFTVILIGLSTFFIIKNTMDKSSNEFQFSGTVEADELNASSEISGKIKDIKVEEGTKVKSGDIIAVLDSDENTINVNQANISLENAENELGKVNDGTRVEEINAQKELVKQSESLVTQGEAALETSQNNLNNAQTNYDYKKKIYDDHLTLNEKGYESNESLDKYKNDLDNAQTALNNAKSALSSANAQLKSYKAQLAAATDKLTLLVNSATARDEATAKYGIDQAEQNIALSKIALEKSNIKASSDGIVETVNFKKGEYVSLGSPIITLLDSNNMYIKIYVPEKILPYVKLNKKVTMKSDFIKDKVIKGKVCYISKEAEFTPMNIVTKEDRMKLVYEVKIKISDNLEAVKSGMLLDVTLK; this is translated from the coding sequence GTGAAAAACAAATTAAAAAACATGAAACCAGTTATTATTTTTACTGTAATTTTAATAGGCCTATCAACATTTTTTATTATTAAAAATACTATGGATAAAAGCTCCAATGAATTTCAGTTTTCAGGCACTGTAGAAGCAGATGAATTAAATGCCAGTAGCGAAATATCAGGGAAAATAAAGGATATCAAAGTGGAAGAAGGTACTAAAGTTAAATCTGGAGATATAATAGCAGTACTAGATTCAGATGAAAATACAATTAATGTGAATCAGGCTAATATTTCACTTGAAAATGCAGAAAATGAACTGGGGAAAGTCAACGACGGCACCAGAGTCGAAGAAATAAATGCACAAAAAGAGCTGGTAAAACAAAGCGAATCTCTGGTAACACAAGGGGAAGCTGCCCTTGAAACTTCCCAGAATAATCTTAATAACGCCCAGACTAACTATGATTATAAGAAGAAAATATATGATGACCATTTAACTCTTAATGAAAAAGGATATGAATCTAATGAAAGTTTAGACAAATACAAAAATGATTTGGATAATGCCCAAACAGCCCTAAATAATGCAAAAAGTGCCTTATCATCTGCAAATGCTCAGCTTAAAAGCTATAAAGCCCAACTGGCAGCTGCCACTGATAAACTTACTCTTTTAGTTAATAGTGCTACAGCCAGAGATGAGGCCACAGCCAAGTATGGTATTGATCAAGCTGAGCAGAATATAGCACTATCTAAAATTGCTTTGGAGAAAAGTAATATAAAAGCTTCATCAGATGGAATTGTAGAAACAGTTAATTTTAAAAAAGGAGAATATGTATCTTTAGGTTCCCCAATTATAACCCTCCTTGACAGCAATAATATGTATATAAAAATATATGTTCCTGAAAAAATACTTCCATATGTAAAACTTAACAAAAAAGTTACTATGAAAAGTGACTTTATAAAAGATAAAGTTATAAAGGGAAAAGTATGCTATATATCCAAAGAAGCAGAATTTACACCTATGAATATTGTGACCAAGGAAGATAGAATGAAACTTGTATATGAAGTAAAAATAAAAATATCAGATAATCTCGAGGCTGTGAAATCAGGCATGCTTTTAGATGTTACTCTGAAATAA
- a CDS encoding FAD-binding oxidoreductase encodes MNTDLIKNSPEKVVENLKAIVGEDWVTSDLSKMQRYLYDETESLLRPEACKDCVVVKPASPEEISKILKYANKELLPVVVRGGGTGVVAGAIPTQPSIILSIERLNKVVEFDEKNIMITLEAGATLAQLLEVLSKNGKLFFPVHPGDEGAQVGGMVAANAGGTRAVKHGIMRNHVKALEVVLATGEIVTLGGKLLKNNMGYDLLQLMIGGEGTLGVITKVTLRLYAASKYNGTLLVSFNSQREACDAVPEILQEGITPLAIEYMDRIICEESAKQLGTKWPAVKGSVDLMFILDYASEEDLYSNSEKLVEICERHNSVDSIIAETEKEQRHLLEIRSNAYGPYKNNIADIMDVAVPPSSVPDFFDDVKRLTKEYDNKIVSLGHIGDGNIHNFIMGDNGKLPANYEELKEAIYKTAIKYGGTITAEHGTGKLRKKHMPLQFSKKEIEIMEGIKKVFDPNGILNQGDMVD; translated from the coding sequence ATGAATACAGATTTAATTAAAAATTCACCCGAGAAGGTAGTTGAAAATTTAAAAGCAATTGTAGGAGAAGATTGGGTTACAAGTGATTTATCTAAGATGCAGAGGTATCTTTATGATGAAACTGAATCTTTACTTCGTCCTGAAGCATGTAAAGATTGTGTGGTGGTAAAACCGGCGTCCCCAGAGGAAATATCAAAAATATTAAAATATGCAAACAAGGAATTATTGCCTGTAGTAGTTAGAGGTGGCGGAACAGGAGTAGTTGCAGGAGCCATACCCACGCAGCCAAGTATTATTTTATCCATAGAAAGATTAAACAAAGTTGTGGAATTTGATGAAAAGAATATTATGATTACGCTGGAAGCTGGAGCAACACTGGCACAACTATTAGAAGTATTAAGTAAAAATGGTAAGCTGTTTTTTCCAGTGCATCCAGGAGATGAAGGAGCACAAGTTGGAGGGATGGTGGCAGCAAATGCTGGAGGCACCAGGGCAGTAAAACATGGAATCATGAGAAATCATGTTAAGGCATTGGAAGTGGTTCTTGCTACAGGAGAAATAGTTACACTGGGTGGAAAGTTATTAAAGAATAATATGGGTTATGATTTGCTTCAACTTATGATAGGCGGAGAAGGAACCCTTGGAGTTATTACAAAAGTTACATTGAGATTATATGCTGCAAGTAAATATAATGGAACATTACTGGTTTCATTCAATAGCCAGAGAGAAGCTTGTGATGCAGTACCTGAAATACTACAGGAGGGAATTACACCTCTTGCTATTGAGTATATGGACAGGATCATATGTGAAGAATCAGCCAAGCAGCTTGGAACTAAGTGGCCCGCAGTTAAAGGTTCAGTAGATTTAATGTTTATACTTGATTATGCCAGTGAAGAGGATTTATATTCAAATAGTGAAAAATTAGTAGAAATATGTGAGAGACATAACTCTGTAGACAGCATTATAGCAGAAACTGAAAAAGAGCAGAGACATCTTTTGGAGATAAGAAGTAATGCATATGGTCCCTACAAAAATAATATAGCAGATATTATGGATGTAGCTGTACCACCTTCATCTGTACCTGATTTTTTTGATGATGTAAAAAGATTAACTAAAGAATATGACAATAAAATTGTTTCTCTTGGACATATAGGAGATGGAAATATTCATAATTTTATTATGGGTGATAATGGGAAGCTACCTGCTAATTATGAAGAACTTAAAGAAGCCATATATAAAACTGCTATAAAATATGGAGGAACAATAACTGCAGAACATGGAACTGGAAAACTGAGAAAAAAACATATGCCTCTTCAATTCAGTAAAAAGGAAATTGAAATTATGGAAGGAATTAAGAAAGTATTTGATCCAAATGGCATTTTAAATCAAGGAGATATGGTGGATTGA